A window of the Zerene cesonia ecotype Mississippi chromosome 12, Zerene_cesonia_1.1, whole genome shotgun sequence genome harbors these coding sequences:
- the LOC119830738 gene encoding uncharacterized protein LOC119830738: protein MEEPIDSIRQNNRSLLKLNRRTHRDEISDIRRSFGSCSSTHNTAEIIDKLKTKSAISARELNQLKNAIMEDPSNIERLLNVHGALRGIVRELTGVDIKKQCAAAGCCCNLAMGDSKACLTIAKATGTYLLAAVDNLATELAVTCIWTLGNLAASGTKACDVLTSQGALSKLTEPHANEEVQDACWYALKHFAYQMGDGLKVVYLQKILQSLAKSHITLEASQLLFVLSCHTDFPSVITEDLIKNLLETFTKSLENHIFCKQTETCCDFVYICRTLANTNDFVYNLILNVIVSNNMSDVLRKVLSIDNKIVNESLLWLLGNIYKSCGGNEFFNFLIS, encoded by the exons ATGGAAGAACCCATCGATAGCATTAGGCAAAATAATCGAAGTTTACTTAAACTTAATAGACGAACACATAGAGATGAAATCAGTGATATAAGACGTTCTTTTGGGAGTTG cTCATCGACGCATAATACCGCAGAAATTattgacaaattaaaaactaaatcagCTATTTCTGCACGAGAATTAAATCAACTCAAAAATGCTATAATGGAGGACCCCTCAAACATTGAGCGATTACTCAATGTACATGGAGCTTTAAGAGGCATAGTCAGAGAATTAACAG GTGTTGATATAAAGAAGCAATGTGCTGCAGCTGGATGTTGCTGCAATCTTGCGATGGGAGACAGCAAGGCTTGCTTGACCATTGCCAAAGCTACTGGTACATATTTGCTTGCTGCTGTTGACAATCTTGCTACTGAACTTgct GTTACATGCATATGGACGCTAGGTAACCTAGCCGCTTCAGGCACCAAAGCATGTGATGTCCTCACATCTCAAGGCGCTCTCTCCAAGTTGACTGAACCGCATGCAAATGAGGAGGTACAAGACGCGTGTTGGTATGCTCTTAAGCATTTTGCTTATCAAATGGGAGATGGCTTGAA aGTGGTGTAccttcaaaaaatattacagtcACTGGCAAAGTCGCATATCACATTGGAAGCTTCGCAACTGCTGTTCGTTCTATCCTGTCATACTGACTTCCCCAGCGTAATCACagaagatttaattaaaaatctattagaAACATTCACTAAAAGTTTagaaaatcatatattttgtaagcaAACTGAAACATGTTGTGATTTTGTGTATATCTGTCGGACTTTGGCCAATACAAATGATTTTgtgtacaatttaatattaaatgttattgtttctAATAATATGAGTGATGTTTTAAGAAAAGTGTTAAGTATTGACAATAAAATAGTGAATGAATCCTTACTCTGGTTGCTAGGCAATATCTATAAGAGTTGTGGTGGAAATgagttctttaattttttaataagctgA